The DNA sequence CGCAGATGTCTATCCTGATGACTGTTTACTTCTTGTGGACACGATCAATACGCTTGAAAGTGGACTACCAAATGCAATAAAGGTATTTGAGGAACTTCGAAATAAGGGACATGAACCGGTCGGCATTAGATTAGATTCCGGCGACCTAGCTTATCTAGCAATCCATTCAGCGAAAATGCTCAATAAGGCGGGATTTTCAGATACAGCAATTGTTCTCTCGAATGCGTTAGACGAACTCGTTATATGGCAAATCGTCACTCAAATCAAAGAAGAAGCCGCCCAGAATGGTGTTGATTCGGATAATCTGATCAATCGTCTGGTCTATGGCGTGGGAACCGGGCTGATCACTTCAGAAGGGTACTCAGCACTCGACGGAGTTTATAAACTTGTGGCAATTGAACGAGAAGGTGAGTTTTTCCCTGCGATGAAAATCTCAGGTGCCAAAGAAAAAATACTCAATCCCGGACATAAAAAGATCTGGCGCATCTATGACACGCGCAATAAGGCAACTGCCGACCTTATAGCCCTTTATGATGAAGATATCCCTCATCGAGATAAAATCACAATCCGTCATCCTGTGGAACATACAAAGCACAGAACGCTGCTTAAGAAAGACATTTCCAATATTGAAGAACTGCAAATAGATATTTTGAAAAATGGAAAACTTGTTTACGATACGCCTTCCTTAGAAGAAATACGGGAGACGAGAAAAAAAGATATCGAGCGTCTCGACCCTGGTGTAAAACGATTTGTGAATCCGCATTACTATCATGTATCGCTTTCGAATAAACTATGGGAAACAAAGGAAGAACTGATAAATAAACTCAAGGAATAGCTCTATTTGATCAGTTTGTTGACATTGAAAGGTACATATAAGAAATACAGCACAATAACATGTGGGGAAGTAGCTCAGCTGGGAGAGCACAGCGTTCGCAATGCTGCGGTCGAGGGTTCGAGTCCCTTCTTCTCCACCAATTTTTCACACTCCGGGTAATTGAGAAAAAACTTGACACATAAAATCCATCCTACCTTCATATTTTAACTTAGTCATGATTTGGATTAAATTTTAAAAAATTCTAAAGGGGATTCTTTGAAAGAAGCTAAGAGATCTGGTACATTGATTCTTTTGAGGGTCAAGCCTTTCATAATTTTACTCCTCTGTATAATTATATTTCCATCTCAATTTTTCGCACAGGATACATGGGTAAAAGAATATGATCCTTTTGATGTTTGGAATTCCAAGTACGAAACATATAGTGTGAGAAAACTAATCAAATGTTATGACGGATATGTGCTTGGGGGATTCTATGAATTTGTAGATCAGAGTACATTAAGTAGCTGGGGTTTTATGATGAAGATCGATCAAAATGGTAATACTATTTGGACAGTTCAAGACTATCTTGATACAGGAACATTGACTTTTGCAATGACGAGTGACGAAGGATTTTTATGCTCTGGCTGGGAAAGATTTACAGAAAACAGGTATCTTCTTAAACGAGATTCAAGAGGAACTTTTGAGTGGATAAAACCTCATATCGACTTCTGTCCATATACAATGAAAAGTACCAGCGATCGCTGTATACTACTTGGAGGAAAATCAATTGATTTCAGTGAGTTAGTTGTAAAAAAACTCAGTGAATCGGCAGAGGTAATTTGGAGTAAAACATTTTCATTTAATGAATCTACAAAAGTGAATTTACTTACATCAATAGAAACTTCTGATAGAAATCTTGTCTTAGGTGGTTTTGTTGATCTATATGGTGATGGTAATAGAAATGCTTATATAATGAAACTCGATCCAATGGGCAATCTCCTCTGGTCAAGAACATATGATGAATTTACTGATAAAGACAGATGCATTACAATGACAGAAACGAATGATAATAAAATATTAGCAGTTGGCGACGCCTATTTGGGTAACACAAAAATGGGACTTTTCTGGTTATTGGATGAGAATGGCACAACAGTAAATTTCAAGCTTGAAGGTGGGAACTATGCATTGGGTAATTCTAATGTTGTTGCATTAGAGGATGGCTCATTTATCTGTGGTGGACCTCAGTTAATAAAAATTGATAAGGACCTTGAAATTGTATGGGTTAGAGATCAAATATGCGGCGGTAATGAAAGGAAATTATGTCTTACTGAAGATAATGGCTTCATGTTTCCTGCACATGTGGGCAATTTGTTTATTATAACAAAAACAGATTCATTAGGATTAGTGTATAACGACAATTTTATAAAACCATAAGGAAGGAACAATGGCTAAGAGTAAACTAAACATTATGATATTTCTTTAAGGGTCTTGACTAGTTTAGAGGTTTTTCTTTAAGAATATGTTAATATCATTTTATATAAATCTTCATTACGAAAATAAAATCTAAATTCACATTCTTTTATATGTAAAAGTAAGTATTCTTTTTTCACACCTTTAAATTTAGCCAATCTTGATTTTGCACAGCCCCAGAAACCCTTTATACCATTAATATGACTTTTCCCATTAACATATTCATGCTTTCCATGGTCAAGTCTATAATGCTTTTTATAAACAAGATCAACTAAAACGTTATATCCTCTCCATTTATCTGAATAAATAATACTTTCCTTCTTAATCTTACCGTTAATAATTGCCAGGAGCGTCTTTCTGCTAACATCTGGTACTATCTCCGTGTATACTTTTCAATTTTTTTTATATGTCAAATACTATTGTTTTACCTGAGACTCCTCTTCCTCTTTTACCCTTTTGATGCCTAGGGCCGAAATAACTCTCATCAATTTCAACTTCCCCTTTAAATTGAGAGTCTAGCTCACAAATCTCTACTAT is a window from the Candidatus Cloacimonadota bacterium genome containing:
- a CDS encoding nicotinate phosphoribosyltransferase, producing the protein MNRAQRRIAEGILFTDMYQITMAQMYFRHGLHDKKVQFDHFYRKNPNYGKHEAGFCINAGLEWLLDWMKDARFREKDIQYLRKHKARKSGKLLFNEAFLQYLLEYGNFDSISLRAVPEGRVVHPNVPLTTVEGSFAVAQILESPLLNFLNYQTLVATKAARINVAGKGRPLLEFGLRRAQGLGSLAGTRAALIGGADFSSNAGISYSLGSPPRGTHAHCMVQAYMALGMTELDAFRAYADVYPDDCLLLVDTINTLESGLPNAIKVFEELRNKGHEPVGIRLDSGDLAYLAIHSAKMLNKAGFSDTAIVLSNALDELVIWQIVTQIKEEAAQNGVDSDNLINRLVYGVGTGLITSEGYSALDGVYKLVAIEREGEFFPAMKISGAKEKILNPGHKKIWRIYDTRNKATADLIALYDEDIPHRDKITIRHPVEHTKHRTLLKKDISNIEELQIDILKNGKLVYDTPSLEEIRETRKKDIERLDPGVKRFVNPHYYHVSLSNKLWETKEELINKLKE